From Triticum aestivum cultivar Chinese Spring chromosome 4A, IWGSC CS RefSeq v2.1, whole genome shotgun sequence, a single genomic window includes:
- the LOC123083596 gene encoding MDIS1-interacting receptor like kinase 1: MAAPLIFQHRPPFSCSSRPAVTLPTDYNEQGIVDNLTENNQRNMWASRRIEEDEKVYLVHVQDTAGIGLPTTLVVKKFQNVHRCRSEMLKLATVRHENIISVLHVIERDEASMLIYKYEVNGSLDYWLHRREGAGRPLSWPERRDIAIGVAKGLRHLHHGCNNQFVHHNINPNNILLDQELNAKIASFGAAQVNLAGHGQPLPILQFPIGNFGYAAPEYGIAPSQLTEKVDVYSFGVVLLELVTGRVANGAGPGGQLAIWARNSCNDLMANHLKRFKTEVDMEIPDQARYMKEMATVFRLGVDCTVWDPQQRPSMRMALKQLRLSRRYGPFRGLLTRYLLGRSMFSLLSFSVLTLHSK, encoded by the exons ATGGCGGCCCCGCTGATCTTTCAACACCGGCCGCCGTTCAGCTGCAGCAGCCGTCCTGCGGTGACACTCCCTACTGACTACAACGAACAAGGCATAGTCGACAACCTTACAGAAAATAATCAGAGAAACATGTGGGCTAGTAGAAGGATAGAGGAGGACGAAAAAGTGTACCTAGTTCACGTCCAGGACACTGCTGGCATCGGTCTCCCAACTACACTGGTCGTTAAGAAGTTTCAGAATGTGCACCGCTGTAGGTCCGAGATGCTCAAGCTAGCCACTGTCCGCCATGAAAACATCATCAGTGTCCTACATGTCATCGAGAGGGATGAAGCCAGCATGCTCATATACAAGTACGAGGTGAATGGCAGCCTTGACTACTGGCTGCATCGGCGGGAGGGGGCCGGTCGTCCGCTAAGCTGGCCGGAGAGGAGGGACATTGCCATCGGTGTTGCCAAAGGGCTCCGGCACTTGCACCACGGATGCAACAACCAGTTTGTCCACCACAACATCAACCCTAACAACATCTTGCTTGATCAGGAGTTGAATGCCAAGATCGCAAGTTTTGGTGCTGCGCAGGTGAACTTGGCTGGGCACGGCCAACCATTGCCGATCCTGCAGTTTCCAATTGGCAACTTTGGCTATGCAGctccag AATATGGCATCGCACCAAGCCAACTGACGGAGAAGGTAGACGTTTACAGCTTCGGTGTGGTGCTGCTGGAGCTCGTCACAGGGCGAGTAGCCAATGGAGCTGGACCTGGTGGTCAGTTGGCGATTTGGGCACGGAACAGCTGCAACGATCTGATGGCAAACCATCTGAAAAGGTTCAAGACAGAAGTGGACATGGAAATCCCAGATCAAGCGCGATACATGAAGGAGATGGCGACTGTGTTCAGGCTGGGAGTGGATTGCACCGTTTGGGATCCGCAGCAAAGGCCATCCATGCGGATGGCTCTCAAACAACTCCGTCTCAGCCGTCGGTATGGCCCATTCCGTGGACTGCTCACCCGGTATCTGCTTGGGAGGTCAATGTTCTCGTTGCTTAGTTTTTCAGTTCTTACTTTGCACAGCAAATAA